One genomic window of Sphingobacterium oryzagri includes the following:
- a CDS encoding (2Fe-2S)-binding protein, whose translation MDKLTINRIDYTLDTDPEMPLLWYLREIIGLTGPKYGCGVAQCGACVVHLDGEAVRSCVTKVKRAVGKTVVTIEGLSEHADHPCQIAWKEIDVPQCGYCHAGQIMSAAVLLRECPNPTDQDIDDAMTGNICRCATYYRIRKAIHVAAALQQEAHNNLGK comes from the coding sequence ATGGATAAATTAACAATCAACCGTATCGATTATACATTGGATACAGATCCGGAGATGCCGCTGTTGTGGTATTTACGGGAAATTATCGGTTTAACAGGGCCAAAGTATGGTTGCGGCGTGGCGCAATGTGGTGCCTGCGTGGTTCACCTGGATGGTGAGGCGGTACGTTCCTGCGTGACGAAGGTCAAACGAGCAGTTGGCAAAACGGTCGTGACTATTGAGGGGCTTTCGGAACACGCAGATCATCCCTGCCAAATTGCCTGGAAGGAGATCGATGTGCCGCAATGTGGCTATTGTCATGCTGGTCAAATTATGTCTGCAGCCGTTTTACTGCGCGAATGTCCGAACCCCACAGATCAGGATATTGATGATGCCATGACGGGTAATATCTGTCGCTGCGCTACGTATTATCGCATTCGTAAAGCTATTCATGTCGCAGCAGCCTTGCAACAAGAAGCTCATAATAACCTCGGCAAGTAA
- a CDS encoding (2Fe-2S)-binding protein — MEEKNNKKKIKELELKGDRRDFLKKSSLLTAFSFTAPLVSKAAKSDFDERLAALIETQKVTLQINGKSHQLAIEPRVTLLDLLREKLHLTGTKKGCDQGQCGACTVHVDGERVLSCLSLAVMQQGKEITTIEGLAKGKQLHPMQEAFIEQDGFQCGYCTPGQIMSAICCVREGHATHEEEIREFMSGNICRCGAYPNIVKAIQQVQAAGKTV, encoded by the coding sequence ATGGAAGAAAAAAATAACAAAAAAAAGATTAAAGAGCTTGAATTAAAGGGAGATAGAAGAGACTTCCTAAAGAAAAGTTCACTACTTACCGCTTTTTCCTTCACTGCGCCGCTCGTAAGCAAGGCTGCAAAGTCAGATTTTGACGAGCGTTTGGCGGCCCTTATCGAAACGCAAAAGGTAACGCTGCAGATCAATGGGAAAAGCCATCAACTGGCGATAGAACCCCGTGTTACCTTGCTCGATCTCTTACGGGAAAAATTACACCTGACGGGTACAAAAAAAGGCTGTGATCAAGGACAGTGTGGAGCCTGCACCGTGCATGTAGATGGCGAGCGGGTACTTTCCTGTCTTTCGCTGGCGGTTATGCAGCAAGGGAAGGAAATTACAACGATCGAGGGCCTGGCTAAAGGAAAGCAACTGCACCCGATGCAGGAAGCTTTTATCGAGCAAGATGGTTTTCAATGTGGCTATTGTACACCAGGGCAAATCATGTCAGCCATCTGCTGCGTGCGCGAGGGCCATGCCACACATGAAGAAGAAATTCGCGAATTTATGAGCGGAAATATATGTCGTTGTGGTGCTTATCCAAATATAGTTAAAGCGATTCAACAGGTTCAAGCAGCAGGAAAAACGGTATGA
- the modB gene encoding molybdate ABC transporter permease subunit, whose product MMALEPIWLTLKLALSTTIILFCLAIPLANWLTVKKGPIQIVIEAIVSLPLVLPPTVLGFYLLLLFSPNHAFGAFIERTFDLRLVFSFPGLLLASLLYSLPFMVHPIKSGLANLPVSLKEAAYSLGKSKRATLIQVLLPNIKPALLTAIVLTFAHTIGEFGVVLMIGGNIPGKTKTASVAIYDAVETFDYATANSYAAVLLGSSFVILVLLYTFNRRARKMATIY is encoded by the coding sequence ATGATGGCACTCGAACCGATATGGCTCACACTGAAACTGGCGCTCAGCACGACAATTATCTTATTTTGCCTGGCTATACCGCTCGCGAACTGGCTGACTGTCAAAAAGGGCCCTATTCAAATCGTGATCGAAGCGATAGTGAGTTTGCCTTTGGTATTGCCGCCCACCGTGCTAGGCTTTTATTTGCTGTTGCTTTTTAGTCCTAACCATGCTTTTGGAGCGTTTATAGAGCGCACATTTGATCTGCGACTGGTGTTTTCCTTCCCCGGTCTGCTGCTCGCTTCGCTTCTGTACAGCTTGCCTTTTATGGTGCATCCCATTAAGTCGGGATTGGCAAACTTGCCGGTCAGTCTGAAAGAAGCAGCTTACTCCCTGGGTAAATCAAAAAGAGCTACGCTCATCCAGGTGCTTCTTCCCAATATAAAACCCGCGCTGTTGACAGCCATTGTACTAACTTTCGCCCATACTATTGGCGAATTTGGTGTTGTCTTGATGATTGGCGGTAATATTCCGGGGAAGACCAAAACGGCTTCGGTGGCGATATACGATGCGGTTGAAACGTTTGATTATGCAACAGCCAATAGCTATGCGGCGGTGCTTCTTGGGAGCTCTTTCGTGATCTTGGTTTTACTCTATACATTTAATCGAAGAGCCCGTAAGATGGCAACAATTTACTAA
- a CDS encoding SDR family oxidoreductase, translating into MEKTQNTTLQNPLDKYPKPPYPAQQQEFPGLASKMDPLPDHGEKSYVGSNRLQGRKALITGGDSGIGRAAAIAYAREGADVAINYLPAEESDAQEVIALIEEAGQKGYAIPGDITSEDFCQRLVEEAYEKLGGLDILVNNAGRQQASESIADISSDSFDATMKTNIYAPFWITRAALPHLQPGSVIIATTSVQAYDPAAILFDYAQTKAANVAYVKSLSKQLGSKGIRVNGVSPGPIWTPLQVCGGQPAEAIPKFGETAELQRAGQPAELAGIFVLLAANEGSYATGQIYGAAGGMGHP; encoded by the coding sequence ATGGAAAAAACGCAAAACACGACGTTACAAAATCCTTTAGACAAATATCCTAAACCGCCATATCCCGCACAGCAACAGGAATTTCCTGGGTTGGCATCGAAAATGGATCCACTACCTGACCATGGCGAAAAAAGTTATGTCGGATCCAACCGACTACAAGGGCGCAAAGCTTTGATTACCGGCGGAGATTCCGGTATTGGTCGCGCCGCGGCAATAGCTTACGCGCGCGAAGGAGCTGATGTGGCAATTAATTATCTCCCGGCAGAAGAATCCGATGCGCAGGAAGTTATTGCGCTGATCGAAGAAGCTGGTCAGAAAGGATATGCTATCCCTGGCGATATTACAAGTGAAGATTTTTGTCAACGCCTGGTAGAAGAAGCCTACGAAAAACTTGGTGGACTGGATATTTTGGTAAATAATGCAGGAAGGCAACAAGCAAGCGAATCTATCGCCGATATTAGCAGCGATAGCTTTGATGCCACCATGAAAACAAATATTTATGCGCCATTCTGGATCACGCGAGCAGCCCTTCCACATCTCCAGCCGGGATCGGTCATCATCGCGACCACCTCTGTACAAGCGTATGATCCTGCAGCCATCTTGTTTGACTATGCACAGACGAAAGCGGCAAACGTGGCTTATGTAAAATCGCTTTCCAAACAATTGGGAAGTAAAGGCATTCGTGTCAACGGCGTTTCCCCAGGGCCAATCTGGACACCATTGCAGGTCTGCGGCGGCCAGCCGGCAGAAGCCATTCCAAAATTTGGTGAAACGGCAGAATTGCAACGTGCCGGTCAGCCGGCCGAATTAGCTGGTATTTTTGTGCTCTTAGCTGCTAACGAAGGAAGCTATGCGACTGGCCAGATTTACGGTGCCGCTGGTGGAATGGGGCATCCATGA
- a CDS encoding xanthine dehydrogenase family protein molybdopterin-binding subunit — MKNKKILSRQDGRAKVTGAAMYTADYHIENLVYGVLVGAEIAKGTITAMDTRAAERSPGILQVITHLNPVDVPGYASEKEAMEGAASGNPLHILATPEIHFYDQPIALVIADTYERALDAAKKIKTQYDREAHKTSVKAAEAEGRLPAGERMKDYVRGVADGYKNAEVIVDEEYYHPIDVHSPMELANTIAHWTATDKLHIYTKTQGVEDTQRVFSTLFKIPAENVTVDAEYVGGAFGMGLRRWPYELITIAAARKIGRPLKVVLSREQMFTNVGHRPETKQRIAFGATKEGKLVGITHQATANTSPYYDFTEATLMMTQYMYACPNVTTRYRIVPLNISNPIWMRGPGEATGSFALESGLDELAYKLKIDPIQLRLINYADQDPVKNVPWTSKFLKECYEMGAEKIGWKNRKMEPRQNREGDWLVGYGMGTGTFGSSRAPASIQAILNPAGELYLACSVNDMGPGTATMMATIAVEQLGVQQENITVKIGNTNLPAGPTQGGSVVATSVGAAVYDVCLAVKEKLIDLAKAQGHVLTLENVTFQGNMLQLTGENAKTINVADLLSNANLRHIDLTINSKGPEVKGSKYSYSVHFIKVKVHALTGQIKIDHAVACADGGTIISPKTAASQMIGGAVGGIGMALFEDLVFDHRFGKAITNTLADYHVPVNADIPHVDALFVDKKDPVSNAMGTKGIGEIALIGVAPAVANAIFNATGKRVRSLPITPEKLI; from the coding sequence ATGAAAAATAAGAAAATATTAAGTCGGCAGGATGGACGGGCGAAGGTCACCGGAGCTGCCATGTATACGGCAGATTATCATATAGAAAACCTCGTTTATGGCGTGTTGGTCGGCGCAGAAATAGCGAAAGGAACGATTACCGCCATGGATACCCGAGCCGCGGAACGCTCGCCGGGAATTTTGCAGGTGATCACGCACTTAAATCCTGTGGACGTACCGGGATATGCCAGCGAAAAAGAGGCGATGGAAGGTGCTGCAAGTGGTAATCCGCTACATATTTTAGCCACACCGGAGATTCATTTTTACGATCAGCCTATTGCATTGGTAATCGCGGATACTTACGAACGCGCACTAGACGCTGCCAAGAAGATAAAAACGCAGTACGATCGTGAAGCCCACAAGACATCGGTTAAGGCCGCGGAAGCAGAAGGCCGTTTGCCGGCTGGCGAGCGGATGAAAGATTATGTACGCGGCGTAGCCGATGGTTATAAAAATGCGGAAGTTATCGTAGATGAAGAATATTATCATCCGATCGATGTACACAGTCCGATGGAGCTGGCGAATACGATTGCCCACTGGACGGCAACAGACAAATTGCATATCTATACGAAAACACAAGGTGTCGAAGATACGCAGCGTGTATTCAGCACGTTATTTAAAATTCCTGCAGAAAATGTCACCGTTGATGCCGAGTACGTAGGCGGCGCATTTGGCATGGGACTTCGGCGCTGGCCTTATGAACTGATTACGATAGCTGCTGCCCGTAAAATCGGTAGGCCGCTGAAAGTCGTGCTTTCGCGCGAGCAAATGTTTACCAACGTGGGGCATCGTCCCGAAACCAAACAACGGATCGCTTTCGGCGCAACAAAAGAGGGTAAACTGGTTGGTATAACACATCAGGCGACGGCCAATACCTCGCCGTACTACGACTTTACGGAAGCGACACTCATGATGACGCAGTACATGTACGCCTGCCCGAATGTGACCACGCGCTATCGCATTGTGCCGCTCAACATCAGTAACCCGATATGGATGCGCGGGCCGGGCGAGGCAACGGGTAGTTTTGCGCTGGAATCTGGTTTGGATGAGCTGGCCTACAAACTAAAAATCGACCCGATACAATTGCGTTTGATCAACTATGCGGATCAGGACCCGGTAAAAAACGTTCCCTGGACAAGTAAATTTCTGAAGGAATGCTACGAAATGGGCGCGGAAAAGATCGGTTGGAAAAACCGAAAAATGGAGCCTCGCCAAAATCGGGAAGGTGATTGGCTTGTGGGGTATGGTATGGGAACCGGAACATTTGGTTCCAGTAGAGCGCCAGCATCTATCCAGGCCATTTTAAATCCAGCAGGAGAGCTTTATCTCGCTTGTTCCGTAAACGATATGGGCCCCGGCACAGCGACGATGATGGCTACTATTGCCGTCGAGCAACTGGGTGTGCAACAAGAAAATATCACCGTGAAGATTGGAAACACCAATCTTCCTGCCGGACCAACGCAAGGTGGATCAGTAGTGGCCACGAGCGTGGGCGCCGCGGTGTACGATGTTTGTCTCGCTGTAAAAGAAAAGCTGATCGACTTAGCGAAGGCGCAAGGACATGTGTTGACGTTGGAAAATGTGACTTTTCAAGGCAATATGCTCCAGCTAACGGGTGAAAATGCCAAAACGATAAATGTCGCCGATTTGTTAAGCAATGCTAATTTACGCCACATCGATCTGACTATTAATAGCAAAGGACCTGAGGTAAAAGGCTCTAAATATTCTTATTCTGTACACTTTATTAAAGTAAAAGTACATGCACTAACGGGACAGATCAAGATCGACCACGCCGTGGCGTGTGCAGATGGTGGTACGATTATCAGTCCGAAAACAGCCGCCAGTCAAATGATCGGAGGGGCTGTCGGTGGTATTGGTATGGCGCTTTTCGAAGATTTGGTGTTTGATCACCGGTTTGGCAAAGCCATCACCAACACGCTTGCAGACTATCACGTACCTGTCAACGCTGATATCCCGCATGTAGATGCTTTGTTTGTCGATAAGAAAGACCCGGTAAGCAATGCGATGGGAACCAAGGGTATTGGTGAAATTGCGCTCATCGGCGTAGCGCCTGCAGTAGCTAATGCAATTTTTAATGCGACAGGTAAGCGGGTAAGAAGTTTACCGATAACACCGGAAAAGCTAATTTAA
- a CDS encoding ABC transporter ATP-binding protein has product MIELDVKKTLGDDRERLLLDLKVHIAPGDFVCLYGPSGVGKTSMLRILAGLLLPDEGSIKVDSDYWFNHRMRTNLPPQNRQIGMVFQDYALFPHLNVRQNIAFGASGKDADVIVDELLTVTELNGMENRKVTTLSGGQKQRVALARAIAARPQILLLDEPLSALDQSMRQHLQAILQVLHRRFRLTTILVSHDMQEILSLCDYVLPLSEGKLGQKIDPFLFFKDALATHSLQAVVKTVDQEGYITLATEPALMRLEQTDIGLQENEPVSVYYPVARPIVKKRSDR; this is encoded by the coding sequence ATGATTGAACTTGATGTAAAAAAGACGCTTGGCGACGACAGGGAACGCTTGTTATTGGATTTGAAGGTACATATTGCACCTGGAGATTTTGTGTGTCTCTATGGGCCTTCCGGCGTTGGGAAAACATCGATGTTGCGTATACTGGCTGGCCTGCTGCTTCCTGATGAAGGATCGATAAAAGTAGACAGCGATTACTGGTTTAATCACCGCATGCGGACTAACCTTCCGCCGCAAAATCGACAGATCGGGATGGTCTTTCAAGATTATGCGCTGTTTCCGCACTTAAATGTGAGGCAAAACATCGCTTTTGGTGCTTCGGGAAAGGATGCGGACGTGATCGTGGATGAGTTGCTGACCGTTACCGAGCTTAACGGCATGGAAAACAGAAAGGTTACGACACTTTCCGGCGGACAAAAGCAGCGGGTAGCGCTGGCGCGGGCGATTGCTGCCCGTCCGCAAATCTTGTTATTAGATGAGCCGCTTTCGGCACTCGATCAGTCTATGCGACAGCACTTGCAGGCGATCTTACAAGTATTGCATCGCCGTTTTAGGCTGACGACTATTTTGGTGAGCCATGATATGCAGGAAATACTCAGCTTATGCGATTATGTGCTGCCGCTTTCGGAAGGGAAGCTTGGCCAAAAAATAGATCCCTTCTTATTTTTTAAAGATGCACTGGCTACCCACAGCCTGCAGGCTGTCGTTAAAACTGTTGATCAGGAAGGGTATATTACGCTGGCTACCGAGCCGGCGTTGATGCGCTTGGAGCAAACGGACATCGGGTTGCAGGAAAACGAACCCGTGAGCGTGTACTACCCGGTAGCTCGTCCGATCGTAAAAAAACGTAGCGATCGCTAA
- a CDS encoding xanthine dehydrogenase family protein molybdopterin-binding subunit: MSTTLNRRSFLRAALLTGGGLVLHFNWPSAHAAAATTDTPAAESAVLNSYIKIAENGSITLFNPNPEFGQNVKTSLPMLLAEELDANWEDVAVEQADFFPERFARQFTGGSRSVGSAWIPLRNAGATARYMLMAAAAKQWNVPVEEITTKDSVIHHKNSGKSIAYGAIASAASAIPVPDKVKLKDPKYFHIIGTSKKNVEIDNLLTGKPLFTSDYKVEGMLIAMIVHPPAFGLEVKAVDDTEARKMPGVRDVFTIDVFNADYAPNAFDTLTFNRLVVVTGDTIWQVMQAKKRLKVTWQTAAATEYSVGAFVKDEKAVRPVGLESTADHYAQMAQYAQQAGIVKRRDGNPEEAFKSAARILERTYTAPYLVHNTMEPVSCFAHVMADKAEFYAPIQAPEFITGTLSARLGLPKEKIAIKLARMGGGFGLRAYGHHLVEAAVISKQVAGPIKLVYTREDEATYGIYRPTYSATYRAAFDKDNKLLALHVKAGGIPESPLSENRFPAGAIDNYLAESWQIASNITIGAFRAPRSNFMAAAEQSFLDELAAELGEDPIDYRLALLRRAKDNPVGKSNDYDAARYIEVIELARDQSNWGTKKAGVGRGFSAYFCHNTYAAEVVDMVIENGEPRVKSVVAAVDCGIVVNKDAAINMAEGALIDGIGNALFGEQLFEDGVPQKSNFNNYRIIRMNEIPKHIDVHFVDNGKAPTGMGEPLFPPMFAAIANGIFSLTGKRVYKQPFLKHMEA; encoded by the coding sequence ATGTCAACAACCCTAAATAGACGATCTTTTCTGCGCGCTGCCTTGCTTACTGGTGGTGGCCTGGTTTTGCATTTCAACTGGCCATCTGCGCATGCAGCTGCTGCCACAACAGATACCCCTGCTGCAGAAAGTGCCGTGTTGAACAGTTATATTAAAATTGCTGAAAATGGAAGCATCACGCTGTTTAACCCCAATCCCGAATTTGGGCAAAATGTAAAAACATCGCTACCGATGCTGCTTGCCGAAGAACTCGATGCAAATTGGGAAGATGTCGCGGTGGAGCAAGCGGATTTTTTTCCGGAACGATTTGCGCGCCAGTTTACCGGCGGGAGCCGATCGGTAGGTTCTGCCTGGATCCCGCTTCGAAATGCTGGAGCAACAGCACGCTATATGCTCATGGCTGCGGCAGCCAAACAATGGAACGTGCCCGTTGAAGAAATCACGACAAAAGATAGTGTGATCCACCATAAGAATTCCGGTAAATCTATAGCGTACGGTGCGATAGCATCTGCCGCATCGGCTATCCCGGTGCCTGACAAAGTCAAGCTGAAAGATCCAAAGTATTTTCATATCATCGGCACCTCTAAAAAGAATGTCGAAATTGATAATTTGCTGACCGGAAAGCCGCTATTCACAAGCGATTATAAAGTGGAAGGGATGTTGATAGCAATGATTGTACATCCACCGGCTTTTGGCTTGGAAGTTAAAGCCGTTGACGATACCGAAGCGCGCAAAATGCCGGGCGTTCGCGATGTGTTTACCATCGATGTATTTAACGCCGATTACGCACCGAATGCATTTGATACATTAACGTTTAACCGATTAGTGGTGGTAACGGGCGATACGATTTGGCAGGTAATGCAAGCAAAAAAGCGGCTTAAGGTGACCTGGCAAACTGCCGCAGCGACCGAATATTCAGTAGGCGCTTTTGTGAAAGATGAAAAAGCTGTGAGGCCCGTTGGCTTGGAAAGCACCGCTGATCATTATGCACAGATGGCGCAGTATGCGCAGCAGGCCGGAATAGTAAAACGCCGCGACGGCAATCCAGAAGAAGCATTTAAGTCGGCTGCTCGTATTTTAGAGCGCACCTATACCGCACCTTATCTGGTGCATAATACCATGGAACCGGTTAGCTGTTTTGCACACGTTATGGCGGATAAAGCCGAGTTTTATGCGCCTATTCAAGCGCCGGAATTTATAACGGGCACGCTTTCTGCCAGGCTTGGTTTGCCTAAAGAAAAAATCGCTATCAAACTGGCGCGCATGGGCGGCGGATTTGGTTTGCGTGCTTACGGGCATCATTTGGTGGAAGCTGCTGTCATCTCAAAACAAGTAGCGGGACCGATTAAACTGGTGTACACGCGTGAAGATGAAGCGACGTACGGCATATATCGACCGACTTACAGCGCAACGTACAGGGCGGCATTTGATAAGGATAACAAACTGCTGGCCTTACATGTTAAAGCGGGCGGCATTCCGGAATCTCCATTAAGTGAAAATAGATTTCCGGCGGGTGCAATTGATAATTACCTGGCAGAATCTTGGCAGATCGCGTCTAACATAACTATTGGCGCATTTCGTGCGCCTCGCTCTAATTTTATGGCAGCGGCAGAGCAGTCTTTTCTGGATGAACTGGCGGCAGAGCTGGGAGAAGATCCTATCGATTACCGCTTAGCGTTACTTCGTCGCGCAAAAGATAATCCGGTAGGTAAATCAAACGATTACGATGCTGCCCGATATATCGAGGTAATCGAATTGGCGCGTGATCAATCAAATTGGGGTACGAAGAAGGCCGGTGTAGGGCGTGGTTTTTCTGCTTATTTCTGCCACAATACCTATGCGGCAGAAGTGGTCGACATGGTGATTGAAAATGGGGAGCCGCGCGTAAAAAGTGTGGTTGCCGCTGTAGATTGCGGTATCGTGGTTAATAAAGATGCGGCGATAAACATGGCCGAAGGGGCTTTGATTGATGGCATAGGTAATGCCTTATTTGGCGAGCAGTTGTTTGAGGATGGTGTGCCGCAAAAAAGTAATTTCAATAACTATCGCATCATTCGGATGAACGAAATACCCAAACACATTGATGTACATTTTGTCGATAATGGCAAGGCACCCACAGGAATGGGCGAGCCGCTTTTTCCGCCGATGTTTGCTGCTATAGCTAACGGAATTTTTTCGTTAACGGGTAAGCGAGTCTACAAACAGCCGTTCTTGAAACATATGGAAGCCTGA
- a CDS encoding FAD binding domain-containing protein produces the protein MINFQYVRVNHEKQLFSELKQDKGQIIAGGTNLVDLMKKGIESPERLIDVNGLDFKEIKEVNGKLFIGALALNSTVSEHPLIRSKYPLLAEALQAGASQQIRNVATVGGNMLQRTRCAYFYNTDMACNKREQGTGCSAKEGFNRMHAIFGTSDSCIAVHPSDMCVALAALDAVVLVKGARKVRTIPFAEFHLLPGETPWKETSLQKGEFITGIEIPTNNLHQHANYLKHRDRASYAFAVLSVAAAFELQGNAIQEARLAMGGVAHKPWRLFDAEQFLKGKLPTEENFEQAATIAMRGAKGYGGNDFKLELAPKTIVEALKRALQSASLT, from the coding sequence ATGATAAATTTTCAATACGTTCGCGTGAATCACGAAAAGCAGCTTTTTAGCGAACTAAAACAGGATAAAGGCCAGATTATCGCCGGGGGAACAAATCTCGTCGATCTGATGAAAAAAGGAATCGAAAGTCCGGAAAGGTTGATCGATGTAAATGGCCTCGATTTTAAAGAGATTAAGGAAGTAAACGGCAAACTATTCATTGGTGCACTGGCGTTAAACAGCACGGTAAGTGAGCATCCATTGATCAGAAGCAAGTATCCGCTATTGGCGGAAGCATTGCAGGCTGGTGCTTCCCAACAAATCCGAAATGTAGCTACTGTGGGCGGAAATATGTTGCAGCGCACGCGTTGTGCTTATTTTTACAATACCGATATGGCTTGTAATAAACGCGAACAGGGCACCGGCTGTTCCGCAAAAGAAGGCTTCAACAGAATGCATGCGATATTTGGTACTTCCGACAGCTGTATTGCAGTGCATCCCAGCGATATGTGTGTGGCGCTTGCCGCTTTGGATGCTGTAGTGCTGGTCAAAGGTGCTCGCAAAGTGCGCACGATACCTTTTGCGGAGTTTCATCTGTTGCCAGGCGAGACACCCTGGAAAGAAACGTCGCTACAAAAAGGCGAATTTATAACCGGTATTGAAATCCCGACAAATAACCTCCATCAGCACGCGAACTATTTAAAGCATCGGGATCGTGCATCTTACGCTTTTGCGGTGCTTTCGGTCGCGGCCGCTTTTGAATTGCAAGGTAATGCGATTCAGGAGGCACGATTGGCGATGGGTGGCGTAGCGCATAAGCCCTGGCGATTATTTGACGCAGAACAGTTTTTAAAGGGCAAATTGCCTACAGAAGAAAACTTTGAACAGGCTGCAACGATAGCCATGCGCGGAGCTAAAGGTTACGGTGGTAACGATTTTAAACTGGAATTAGCGCCAAAAACGATTGTTGAAGCACTCAAACGTGCTCTGCAATCGGCGTCCTTAACATAA
- a CDS encoding PKD-like family lipoprotein, with amino-acid sequence MNKATKKTGIICLLIYLFSSCQKDLGNYSYSDLNEVTIAAIDSSYSALSGDRITISPQLSYAQNSDTSLFTYEWLYYGPTGGQNSVDSVVHTGIVLDKVFDFEAGSYNMYYRITEKSTGIIYTKFFNLAIGDLGYEGWLLLSDVNGRSRLDMLNYVSDETFIPQVDILSAMQSNVSLAGSPISVNLGFHHYLQQLYVITSEEGYHLLQPSYETNISGYLYLPLSLLITGSAQRGFADARANMNFFTDYIYTNGGLYYRNPAYQGTVMRTVGPVNTNAANNRFSISPFFATTGVYDNAQTVMFNQDEKRMYRYQGLWGIISSPLIIDGLDMQHDDLIFMDYSTYNSGYVFAVFKDTRTNSYHLAQFTMNGTLALSALLDGPDIADADLFTIDPNWGYLLYAANGKIYEYDLGTRRTALMQDYGERKISYLAFPKMLSPLNPSYFVGTDRYARYSRRLIVCTYEESNPERSGAVQFYTVPTLNRPFVAVDRYEGFGKIVSVVYNEK; translated from the coding sequence ATGAATAAAGCGACAAAGAAAACAGGCATTATTTGCCTGCTTATTTACCTATTTAGCAGCTGTCAGAAAGATCTGGGAAATTACAGCTATAGCGACCTTAATGAGGTGACAATAGCTGCTATAGACAGTAGTTACAGTGCGCTTAGCGGTGATCGAATCACTATTTCACCCCAATTATCTTACGCACAAAATTCGGACACCAGCTTGTTTACGTATGAATGGCTTTATTACGGCCCGACTGGAGGACAGAACTCGGTCGATTCGGTCGTTCATACCGGAATAGTATTGGATAAAGTTTTTGACTTCGAAGCAGGCAGTTACAACATGTATTATCGGATAACTGAAAAATCGACGGGCATCATCTATACCAAATTTTTCAACTTGGCGATTGGCGATTTGGGCTACGAAGGTTGGTTATTGCTTTCCGATGTCAATGGGCGATCCAGACTTGATATGCTTAATTATGTTTCCGACGAAACGTTTATACCGCAAGTGGATATCCTGTCAGCGATGCAGTCTAACGTCAGCTTAGCAGGTTCGCCTATCAGCGTTAATCTCGGGTTTCATCATTATCTCCAGCAACTTTATGTCATCACGTCGGAAGAAGGCTACCACTTATTACAGCCCAGCTACGAAACAAATATCTCAGGATATCTTTATCTACCGCTGAGCCTACTTATTACTGGTAGCGCGCAACGTGGATTTGCCGATGCGAGAGCAAACATGAATTTTTTTACGGACTATATTTATACAAACGGTGGTCTTTACTACCGAAACCCAGCCTATCAGGGAACGGTAATGCGGACGGTCGGCCCGGTAAATACGAATGCGGCAAATAATCGTTTTTCCATATCGCCATTTTTTGCTACGACCGGCGTATATGACAATGCACAGACCGTCATGTTTAACCAAGATGAGAAGCGAATGTATCGGTATCAAGGTTTATGGGGAATTATCAGTTCGCCTTTAATCATTGATGGATTAGACATGCAACATGACGATCTGATTTTCATGGATTATTCGACTTATAACAGTGGATATGTTTTTGCCGTATTTAAGGATACGCGAACCAACTCCTATCACCTCGCCCAATTTACGATGAATGGCACGCTCGCGCTCTCGGCTCTACTTGATGGCCCGGATATAGCAGATGCCGATTTATTTACGATAGATCCAAATTGGGGATACTTACTTTACGCTGCTAATGGGAAGATCTATGAGTATGATTTGGGCACCAGACGCACCGCATTAATGCAAGACTACGGCGAACGGAAAATCAGCTATCTTGCTTTTCCGAAAATGCTGTCGCCGTTAAATCCCTCCTATTTCGTTGGTACGGATCGGTATGCGCGGTATAGTCGACGATTGATTGTTTGCACCTACGAGGAGAGCAACCCCGAGCGTTCCGGTGCGGTTCAGTTTTACACGGTGCCGACGTTAAACAGGCCGTTTGTAGCGGTAGATCGATACGAAGGCTTTGGCAAAATTGTTAGTGTGGTATATAATGAGAAATAG